In Tripterygium wilfordii isolate XIE 37 chromosome 23, ASM1340144v1, whole genome shotgun sequence, one genomic interval encodes:
- the LOC119993395 gene encoding uncharacterized protein LOC119993395 encodes MFGCGCFYWNQVSDLCWPEPQYSEPKPFSLPSPLPEWPQGQGFGTGSINLGEIEVIKITKFESVWRSNLLRGKSKGATFYKPVGIPDGFYCLGYYCQRNDQPLRGYVLVARDIKASKPEVGCDCDSILESPALRKPLSYSLIWSEKFQNYGSGYFWLPNPPEGYKAMGVVVTDNPEEPKPEEVRCVRKDLTETCETFDLMLSTDSQSNNYPFQVWNTRPCMRGVLGRGVSVGTFICGTDLSSEDNLLDVACLKNLDSSLLAMPNVNQIHELIKNYGPTVFFHPDEDCLPSSVPWFFKNGAVVYEDGKNKGQPIDYRGSNLPPGGENDGAYWIDLPTDDDARNDVKSGNLESSELYVHVKPALGGTFTDIVMWVFCPFNGPSTIKIKLMSIAMNRLGQHVGDWEHFTLRVSNFTGELWQVFFSQHSGGEWVDASNLDFIQGNKPIVYSSKHGHASFPHPGIHLQGSSKLGIGARNDCARSNFFVDSSTKYQIIAAEYLGDGVVAEPCWLQYMREWGPTIVYDSRSEIEKIIHLLPFFARFSVEILFDLFPTALYGEEGPTGPKEKDNWLGDEIC; translated from the exons ATGTTTGGATGTGGGTGTTTCTATTGGAACCAAGTCTCTGACTTATGTTGGCCAGAGCCACAGTACTCAGAGCCCAAGCCTTTCTCTTTGCCTTCACCTCTACCGGAATGGCCTCAAG GCCAAGGCTTCGGTACTGGAAGCATAAACCTTGGGGAAATAGAAGTTATCAAAATCACCAAGTTTGAAAGTGTTTGGAGGTCCAATCTATTGCGTGGCAAATCCAAAGGTGCTACATTCTACAAGCCTGTGGGTATTCCAGATGGCTTTTACTGCCTCGGCTACTATTGTCAGCGCAATGACCAGCCCCTGAGAGGTTATGTTCTTGTGGCTCGTGACATCAAAGCTTCCAAACCAGAAGTCGGTTGTGACTGTGACTCAATATTAGAGTCTCCAGCTCTGAGAAAACCACTCAGTTACTCACTGATTTGGAGTGAAAAATTCCAGAATTATGGGTCGGGTTATTTTTGGTTGCCAAATCCTCCGGAGGGTTATAAAGCCATGGGAGTTGTGGTCACTGACAACCCAGAAGAGCCTAAACCCGAAGAAGTCAGATGTGTCCGCAAGGATCTTACAGAGACCTGTGAGACATTTGATCTTATGCTTTCAACAGATTCACAATCTAATAACTACCCATTTCAGGTGTGGAACACAAGACCTTGTATGAGGGGGGTGTTGGGTAGAGGGGTTTCTGTAGGGACATTCATTTGTGGCACCGACTTGAGCTCTGAAGACAATCTGCTAGATGTTGCATGCTTGAAAAATCTTGATTCTTCCCTACTTGCGATGCCTAATGTGAACCAGATTCACGAACTCATCAAGAACTATGGCCCTACAGTATTTTTCCATCCTGATGAGGATTGTTTGCCCTCATCGGTGccatggtttttcaaaaatgggGCAGTTGTTTATGAAGATGGAAAAAATAAGGGTCAACCAATTGATTACAGGGGGTCGAACTTGCCCCCGGGAGGAGAAAATGATGGGGCGTACTGGATTGATCTGCCAActgatgatgatgcaagaaaTGATGTCAAAAGCGGAAACTTGGAAAGTTCTGAGCTCTATGTTCATGTCAAACCAGCTCTAGGAGGGACATTTACTGATATTGTGATGTGGGTTTTTTGTCCTTTCAATGGACCATCTACCATCAAAATCAAGCTAATGAGTATAGCAATGAACAGACTAGGACAACATGTAGGTGATTGGGAGCACTTCACACTCCGTGTGAGTAACTTCACGGGAGAGCTATGGCAAGTTTTCTTCTCACAGCATAGTGGAGGTGAATGGGTGGATGCTTCGAACTTGGATTTCATTCAAGGAAACAAGCCAATAGTTTATTCATCAAAACACGGTCATGCTAGTTTTCCCCACCCTGGAATCCACCTTCAAGGGTCTTCAAAGCTTGGAATTGGAGCGAGAAATGATTGTGCTCGAAGCAATTTCTTTGTAGATTCAAGCACCAAGTATCAGATAATAGCAGCAGAGTATCTTGGAGATGGAGTTGTTGCAGAACCATGCTGGCTGCAATATATGAGAGAATGGGGACCAACCATAGTGTATGATTCACGTTCAGAAATAGAAAAGATCATTCATCTTCTTCCATTTTTCGCCCGTTTTTCAGTTGAGATTCTCTTTGACCTGTTTCCCACCGCGCTTTATGGCGAAGAAGGGCCTACCGGACCAAAGGAGAAGGACAATTGGTTGGGAGATGAGATTTGTTGA
- the LOC119992969 gene encoding uncharacterized protein LOC119992969 isoform X2, whose translation MRTYAVVWVHPERKLTTRVDQSGYFNPTWNEKFVFRVDNVFLDDKESSIMVEIYAVAWLRDVLIGSVRVLISNLFDSDLGSNMRFTALQVRRPSGRPQGIINMGVALLNSTMRSMPLFNELSSSAVGFNDSMDAKTHNVNDQDNHKQVISLRRVQSDVTDRTTDEHPKKRGNGGSICYGGNGSICNSSAMSISEIITIRKQKEKDGSMVNGSLCNSDVGPSASVVAAAIAKGLYRTPQSQHGKENTILKNWTEQESEEGLKMKLERWRTELPPVYDHDTQRMLSKSRQRRERRSDSGLFSCFGNVFGCEISITCGGNSKRRVNEDGKVCHLSSVDENYSQSFI comes from the exons ATGCGAACGTATGCAGTGGTGTGGGTGCATCCGGAGCGGAAGCTCACAACCAGGGTCGACCAGAGCGGCTACTTCAATCCCACATGGAATGAAAAGTTTGTGTTCAGAGTCGACAATGTCTTCCTTGATGACAAGGAATCCTCTATCATGGTTGAGATCTATGCTGTGGCATGGCTCCGTGATGTTCTGATTGGCTCCGTCCGCGTCCTTATTAGTAACCTCTTTGATTCTGACCTTGGTTCCAACATGCGTTTTACTGCCCTCCAGGTTAGACGTCCCTCTGGGAGACCCCAAGGGATCATCAACATGGGTGTTGCCCTCCTCAACAGCACCATGCGTAGCATGCCTTTATTCAACGAGCTAAGCTCCTCTGCTGTGGGATTCAATGACTCGATGGATGCGAAAACTCACAATGTCAACGATCAGGACAATCACAAGCAG GTTATTAGTCTACGCCGTGTACAAAGCGATGTCACAGATCGCACAACGGATGAACATCCAAAAAAACGTGGTAATGGTGGCTCAATCTGTTATGGAGGAAATGGTTCCATTTGCAACAGTTCTGCTATGAGCATATCAGAGATTATTACCATCCGCaagcagaaagaaaaagatgGAAGCATGGTCAACGGCTCACTTTGTAACTCTGACGTGGGGCCGTCAGCTTCAGTGGTGGCTGCAGCAATAGCGAAAGGGTTGTACAGGACTCCTCAGTCGCAGCATGGCAAGGAGAACACAATATTGAAGAATTGGACAGAGCAAGAGAGTGAAGAGGGTCTTAAAATGAAGCTGGAGCGGTGGAGGACAGAGCTGCCTCCTGTATACGACCACGACACTCAGAGGATGTTGTCAAAGAGCAGGCAGAGGCGAGAGCGGAGATCAGATTCAGGGTTGTTTTCGTGTTTTGGTAACGTTTTTGGGTGTGAAATATCGATCACTTGTGGAGGGAATAGTAAGAGGAGGGTCAATGAGGATGGCAAAGTTTGTCACCTTAGTTCTGTGGATGAAAATTACAGTCAATCCTtcatttga
- the LOC119992969 gene encoding uncharacterized protein LOC119992969 isoform X1, which translates to MSHRPFQLLEINLISAQDLAPVSKSMRTYAVVWVHPERKLTTRVDQSGYFNPTWNEKFVFRVDNVFLDDKESSIMVEIYAVAWLRDVLIGSVRVLISNLFDSDLGSNMRFTALQVRRPSGRPQGIINMGVALLNSTMRSMPLFNELSSSAVGFNDSMDAKTHNVNDQDNHKQVISLRRVQSDVTDRTTDEHPKKRGNGGSICYGGNGSICNSSAMSISEIITIRKQKEKDGSMVNGSLCNSDVGPSASVVAAAIAKGLYRTPQSQHGKENTILKNWTEQESEEGLKMKLERWRTELPPVYDHDTQRMLSKSRQRRERRSDSGLFSCFGNVFGCEISITCGGNSKRRVNEDGKVCHLSSVDENYSQSFI; encoded by the exons ATGTCTCATCGTCCATTCCAACTCTTAGAAATTAACCTCATCTCTGCCCAGGACCTGGCACCGGTTTCCAAGTCCATGCGAACGTATGCAGTGGTGTGGGTGCATCCGGAGCGGAAGCTCACAACCAGGGTCGACCAGAGCGGCTACTTCAATCCCACATGGAATGAAAAGTTTGTGTTCAGAGTCGACAATGTCTTCCTTGATGACAAGGAATCCTCTATCATGGTTGAGATCTATGCTGTGGCATGGCTCCGTGATGTTCTGATTGGCTCCGTCCGCGTCCTTATTAGTAACCTCTTTGATTCTGACCTTGGTTCCAACATGCGTTTTACTGCCCTCCAGGTTAGACGTCCCTCTGGGAGACCCCAAGGGATCATCAACATGGGTGTTGCCCTCCTCAACAGCACCATGCGTAGCATGCCTTTATTCAACGAGCTAAGCTCCTCTGCTGTGGGATTCAATGACTCGATGGATGCGAAAACTCACAATGTCAACGATCAGGACAATCACAAGCAG GTTATTAGTCTACGCCGTGTACAAAGCGATGTCACAGATCGCACAACGGATGAACATCCAAAAAAACGTGGTAATGGTGGCTCAATCTGTTATGGAGGAAATGGTTCCATTTGCAACAGTTCTGCTATGAGCATATCAGAGATTATTACCATCCGCaagcagaaagaaaaagatgGAAGCATGGTCAACGGCTCACTTTGTAACTCTGACGTGGGGCCGTCAGCTTCAGTGGTGGCTGCAGCAATAGCGAAAGGGTTGTACAGGACTCCTCAGTCGCAGCATGGCAAGGAGAACACAATATTGAAGAATTGGACAGAGCAAGAGAGTGAAGAGGGTCTTAAAATGAAGCTGGAGCGGTGGAGGACAGAGCTGCCTCCTGTATACGACCACGACACTCAGAGGATGTTGTCAAAGAGCAGGCAGAGGCGAGAGCGGAGATCAGATTCAGGGTTGTTTTCGTGTTTTGGTAACGTTTTTGGGTGTGAAATATCGATCACTTGTGGAGGGAATAGTAAGAGGAGGGTCAATGAGGATGGCAAAGTTTGTCACCTTAGTTCTGTGGATGAAAATTACAGTCAATCCTtcatttga
- the LOC119992562 gene encoding histone-lysine N-methyltransferase SUVR4-like isoform X2 translates to MDINERVSNALCATRALDIPDEEVKPILKQLLKLYEKNWELMEAEGYRALIDAYFELKAKKGVKDVEKAILEHDASEKPSMKLHSGVQEDQVSPTMDKSRKFLAPKEGKRLKSMSGQGAMDSSQPDLQEERNESGILLPHAQFMGRWKEVIPSCGTKIDRNLASKGTSCSSYPEKSIEEREPSHILRKNVYRKHLSKQFMPSKSEQIINDQKQIYKPISVVDQGVLETPSSGKSIVKSASEKKLMRSEESASGCNDNTNHMESNVKDMSKHRSSGSSNLANAHSQSANNDERRCFSYISDITKGAENAKISLINEIANEDLPKFSYIPHNIIYQSAYVHISLARIADDDCCSGCSGDCLSSSIPCACARETGGEFAYTQHGLLKEEFLSACISMNLNPEKHPSVFCQDCPLARSKDDCSPEPCKGHLVRKFIKECWRKCGCDMCCGNRVVQRGITCKLQVFWTRQGKGWGVRTLEKLSKGTFVCEYVGEILTNTELYDRNMKCTGNERHTYPVTLDADWGSEKVLRDEEALCLDATFTGNVARFINHRCFDGNLIDIPVEVETPDRHYYHLAFFTKREVSALEELTWDYGMDFSDHEHPIKAFNCCCGSQHCRDVKPIEEQKTNTTKGRRKMQKTQDSN, encoded by the exons ATGGATATCAACGAGAGGGTTAGTAATGCCTTATGTGCAACTCGGGCTCTGGATATTCCTGATGAAGAAGTCAAACCAATACTAAAACAGCTACTGAAACTTTATGAAAAGAACTGGGAACTTATGGAAGCAGAAGGCTATCGCGCTCTTATAGATGCATATTTTGAACTCAAAGCGAAAAAG GGGGTGAAAGATGTGGAAAAAGCCATTTTGGAGCATGATGCCTCTGAAAAACCATCCATGAAATTACATTCTGGTGTGCAGGAAGATCAGGTCTCACCAACAATGGATAAGTCAAGAAAATTTTTAGCTCCCAAAGAGGGCAAAAGATTGAAAAGTATGAGCGGACAAGGAGCTATGGATTCATCTCAACCAGACTTGCAGGAAGAAAGAAACGAATCTGGTATCCTACTTCCTCATGCTCAGTTTATGGGCAGGTGGAAGGAAGTAATCCCATCTTGCGGGACCAAAATAGATCGAAATTTGGCTTCAAAGGGGACATCATGCTCATCATATCCTGAAAAAAGCATTGAAGAACGTGAACCATCTCATATCTTGAGGAAAAATGTGTATCGTAAACATCTCAGTAAACAGTTCATGCCGTCTAAAAGTGAGCAGATTATCAATGACCAAAAACAAATTTACAAACCTATTTCTGTTGTTGATCAAG GCGTCCTGGAAACTCCTTCAAGTGGTAAAAGTATTGTGAAATCAGCATCAGAGAAGAAGTTGATGCGCAGTGAAGAGAGTGCTTCGGGATGCAATGACAACACAAACCATATGGAGTCGAACGTGAAGGATATGAGCAAACATAGGTCTTCAGGATCTTCTAATTTGGCAAATGCTCATTCTCAGTCAGCTAATAATGATGAGAGGAGGTGCTTCTCTTACATCAGTGACATTACAAAGGGTGCAGAAAATGCAaaaatttccttaattaatgaaattgctaatgAGGATCTACCCAAATTTTCTTACATACCACACAATATAATCTATCAGAGTGCTTATGTACATATCTCACTGGCTCGGATTGCTGATGACGATTGCTGTTCAGGCTGTTCTGGAGACTGCCTTTCATCATCAATTCCATGTGCTTGTGCACGTGAAACTGGTGGGGAGTTTGCTTATACTCAACACGGGCTACTTAAAGAAGAATTTCTAAGTGCTTGTATTTCTATGAATCTGAACCCTGAAAAACACCCTTCAGTTTTTTGTCAAGACTGCCCGTTAGCAAGGTCTAAGGATGACTGCTCACCAGAGCCATGCAAGGGTCATTTGGTCAGAAAGTTTATAAAAGAATGCTGGAGGAAATGTGGATGTGACATGTGTTGTGGAAATCGTGTAGTGCAGCGAGGTATTACGTGCAAATTGCAG GTGTTCTGGACTCGTCAAGGTAAAGGCTGGGGCGTTAGAACACTGGAAAAATTGTCTAAAGGAACTTTTGTCTGTGAATATGTTGGAGAGATATTAACCAACACGGAGTTGTATGATCGGAATATGAAATGCACTGGCAATGAGAGACATACATATCCAGTTACACTTGACGCAGACTGGGGTTCGGAAAAAGTTTTAAGAGATGAAGAGGCACTCTGTTTAGATGCAACATTTACAGGGAACGTTGCAAGGTTTATTAATCATAG ATGTTTTGATGGAAACTTGATTGACATTCCAGTTGAGGTGGAGACTCCAGATCGCCACTATTATCAT CTTGCCTTTTTCACCAAAAGAGAAGTGAGTGCTTTGGAAGAGCTAACATGG GACTATGGGATGGACTTTAGTGATCATGAGCATCCCATAAAAGCATTTAACTGTTGTTGTGGCAGTCAACATTGCCGAGATGTAAAACCAATTG AGGAACagaaaacaaacacaacaaaagGAAGACGCAAAATGCAAAAGACTCAAGATAGCAACTAA
- the LOC119992562 gene encoding histone-lysine N-methyltransferase SUVR4-like isoform X1 — MDINERVSNALCATRALDIPDEEVKPILKQLLKLYEKNWELMEAEGYRALIDAYFELKAKKGVKDVEKAILEHDASEKPSMKLHSGVQEDQVSPTMDKSRKFLAPKEGKRLKSMSGQGAMDSSQPDLQEERNESGILLPHAQFMGRWKEVIPSCGTKIDRNLASKGTSCSSYPEKSIEEREPSHILRKNVYRKHLSKQFMPSKSEQIINDQKQIYKPISVVDQGVLETPSSGKSIVKSASEKKLMRSEESASGCNDNTNHMESNVKDMSKHRSSGSSNLANAHSQSANNDERRCFSYISDITKGAENAKISLINEIANEDLPKFSYIPHNIIYQSAYVHISLARIADDDCCSGCSGDCLSSSIPCACARETGGEFAYTQHGLLKEEFLSACISMNLNPEKHPSVFCQDCPLARSKDDCSPEPCKGHLVRKFIKECWRKCGCDMCCGNRVVQRGITCKLQVFWTRQGKGWGVRTLEKLSKGTFVCEYVGEILTNTELYDRNMKCTGNERHTYPVTLDADWGSEKVLRDEEALCLDATFTGNVARFINHRCFDGNLIDIPVEVETPDRHYYHLAFFTKREVSALEELTWDYGMDFSDHEHPIKAFNCCCGSQHCRDVKPIDKRNRKQTQQKEDAKCKRLKIATKRTGAAIL; from the exons ATGGATATCAACGAGAGGGTTAGTAATGCCTTATGTGCAACTCGGGCTCTGGATATTCCTGATGAAGAAGTCAAACCAATACTAAAACAGCTACTGAAACTTTATGAAAAGAACTGGGAACTTATGGAAGCAGAAGGCTATCGCGCTCTTATAGATGCATATTTTGAACTCAAAGCGAAAAAG GGGGTGAAAGATGTGGAAAAAGCCATTTTGGAGCATGATGCCTCTGAAAAACCATCCATGAAATTACATTCTGGTGTGCAGGAAGATCAGGTCTCACCAACAATGGATAAGTCAAGAAAATTTTTAGCTCCCAAAGAGGGCAAAAGATTGAAAAGTATGAGCGGACAAGGAGCTATGGATTCATCTCAACCAGACTTGCAGGAAGAAAGAAACGAATCTGGTATCCTACTTCCTCATGCTCAGTTTATGGGCAGGTGGAAGGAAGTAATCCCATCTTGCGGGACCAAAATAGATCGAAATTTGGCTTCAAAGGGGACATCATGCTCATCATATCCTGAAAAAAGCATTGAAGAACGTGAACCATCTCATATCTTGAGGAAAAATGTGTATCGTAAACATCTCAGTAAACAGTTCATGCCGTCTAAAAGTGAGCAGATTATCAATGACCAAAAACAAATTTACAAACCTATTTCTGTTGTTGATCAAG GCGTCCTGGAAACTCCTTCAAGTGGTAAAAGTATTGTGAAATCAGCATCAGAGAAGAAGTTGATGCGCAGTGAAGAGAGTGCTTCGGGATGCAATGACAACACAAACCATATGGAGTCGAACGTGAAGGATATGAGCAAACATAGGTCTTCAGGATCTTCTAATTTGGCAAATGCTCATTCTCAGTCAGCTAATAATGATGAGAGGAGGTGCTTCTCTTACATCAGTGACATTACAAAGGGTGCAGAAAATGCAaaaatttccttaattaatgaaattgctaatgAGGATCTACCCAAATTTTCTTACATACCACACAATATAATCTATCAGAGTGCTTATGTACATATCTCACTGGCTCGGATTGCTGATGACGATTGCTGTTCAGGCTGTTCTGGAGACTGCCTTTCATCATCAATTCCATGTGCTTGTGCACGTGAAACTGGTGGGGAGTTTGCTTATACTCAACACGGGCTACTTAAAGAAGAATTTCTAAGTGCTTGTATTTCTATGAATCTGAACCCTGAAAAACACCCTTCAGTTTTTTGTCAAGACTGCCCGTTAGCAAGGTCTAAGGATGACTGCTCACCAGAGCCATGCAAGGGTCATTTGGTCAGAAAGTTTATAAAAGAATGCTGGAGGAAATGTGGATGTGACATGTGTTGTGGAAATCGTGTAGTGCAGCGAGGTATTACGTGCAAATTGCAG GTGTTCTGGACTCGTCAAGGTAAAGGCTGGGGCGTTAGAACACTGGAAAAATTGTCTAAAGGAACTTTTGTCTGTGAATATGTTGGAGAGATATTAACCAACACGGAGTTGTATGATCGGAATATGAAATGCACTGGCAATGAGAGACATACATATCCAGTTACACTTGACGCAGACTGGGGTTCGGAAAAAGTTTTAAGAGATGAAGAGGCACTCTGTTTAGATGCAACATTTACAGGGAACGTTGCAAGGTTTATTAATCATAG ATGTTTTGATGGAAACTTGATTGACATTCCAGTTGAGGTGGAGACTCCAGATCGCCACTATTATCAT CTTGCCTTTTTCACCAAAAGAGAAGTGAGTGCTTTGGAAGAGCTAACATGG GACTATGGGATGGACTTTAGTGATCATGAGCATCCCATAAAAGCATTTAACTGTTGTTGTGGCAGTCAACATTGCCGAGATGTAAAACCAATTG ATAAGAGGAACagaaaacaaacacaacaaaagGAAGACGCAAAATGCAAAAGACTCAAGATAGCAACTAAAAGGACCGGGGCAGCCATCCTTTGA